The DNA window CTGCTACGCGTTCTTCGGGAATTTTGAGTTCATAGGAGAATTCATCTTCGGCCATAGTACCTACTTCTCAGCAATAACTTTTAAATGTTTCCTAGGGAAGTTGACAGAATTTTCTAATCTTCCTATTCTTTCTTCACACCAGTAACCTTCGCCACTAGTCCCTCGGCATCACATTTGACACCTTGCCGTATAAAATAATGCGCGATATTTTTCATGTCTCGTTCTAAAAGTTCCTGGGCATTGGGTGTTTTAATCAATGTTGATTGAGAAAAATCAATAATCACTGGTTCATCATTATAATTTAAAATGTTAAACGACGAAAGATCGCCATGGACTAACCCTGCTTTGTAGAGTTTTTGCACTTCTTTAATGAGTTGGTCAAGGAACTTTTTTGGGTTTGATGGTGGGCAATCTTTAAGTGGTGGTGCTGCGTGTTCATCCCCAATAAATTCTTCAATAAGGATATGGTTGCGCCAGCCCAACGGTTGAGGAATACGCACTCCACCTTTTTGTGCTCGCAATAAATTCTTATATTCGCGCTGCGTCCATGCCATAATAACCTGTCGTCGATGTTGTTTAAGAAAATTATACCGCGGATCTTGTTTGATATACCCAAACATACGCAAAAAATCGCAATTTTGCATTCGATAAATTTTCACAATAACATTTTTTCCTTCACTCTTTGCAATAAACACATTACTTTCTTTTCCTACTTTAAGTGGGTTCGTCACTTCCTCGAAATAACCCTTACTTTGCAACTCAAAGAGTGTTCGTTTGGTAAATTCATCAAAAACACCTTGGTCTGTCTTAAAGCGTTCTTGATATTTGAGTGTGACCATGAGAAGAGAAGAAAGGAAGAATGAGTTTAAATGTGTTCGCAAATTGAACCGGAGATTACCAAGACCAAGAATAATACCCTGGTCGTGATGTTCCTGCCGCGGGTCGCACATCTCCTCCAAGACTAAAATAATGTGGGTGTCTGGTCCCTTCAACTCGTGGCGAGCCAACTGGGGGATGTGAGCTACTTGCTAAAATTATCTGTTCTGAAATTTCTCGTGGCTCGACTATACTTCGATATACTCTTCCTCTTTCAGGTCTAAAATAATCTGCCAAGCCAGCTGGACTCAAGCTTGCTAGTAATTGTGCTTCACTAGGATCTTTAAGACGTTGCAACAGCATAGAACTGCTGCTTGTAAATCCTAGTTCTCGTTCAAGAGTGCTTATCATTACCATTCTCATGCCTGTTCCTGCTGCTTGGAGTTGTGTAGAAAGAACTAACCTAAATTGATCTAGAACTGCTTCTTCATGGGGAGTGTAGTGAATTATCATAATAAATCTGAAAAGTGTGTCTTTTTAAGATTAATGGGTTAAATTCCACAACCCTTAAATTTTAACCACTTATAAGTTACAACCGAGCGAAATATTTAAATATAAGTGCCACTTGTAAGTGACATAAACACCTCAAACCACCTCTTTTCCTCAGTAAGCCAGCAATGGTTTGCTGAGGTTTTATTTTCAAATTTACCCAAAGTAACTTGTTTTTAGCTTAATTTTACAAACAAAACAAAAAATAAGCTCTTTTTGCGTACGCTTACCGAAGCATTTATATACCACCACCCCTTGCAAGCCTTTGCCCGACACGAGAGTACCTGTGGGAGTATACGGCCTGTCCAAGCAATGAACATGGGGGTTAGTGTTGCGGGCTTCATTTTCAAGTTTAACTGAAATGAAATTAAAAATAAAATAGTATCATAATTAACGTGCGCTACCTAAAAATAAGCAAACTTATTTTCGGTAAGGGACATCTAACGATCCAAGAAGGGGGATGAAAACCTTTCAAAGCATCCAATGGATGTGCATACAACCAAAATTCACAGAATCATTATCACGCCCTCAGAATATTTTTGAGGTCTCTATCATTCCAGTATCAAGAGCTAATGTTAATGTTGTTTGTGAATTCTAAATGTAGTGCATTTCCCTCAAAGAGCATCCAATACCATTCACTCAGGCTAGACTGGTTTATTGTCATGTTCTTAACGCACACTACGGAGGAAACAAAATGGCAAAGATTAGCCCCGTTGCGGCAAAATATATTATTCATTCAACAATTACCATTGATGGCGTTGTCGATCGTCCAGATGTCATCGGCGCAATTTTTGGTCAAACTGAAGGGCTTCTTGGTAATGATTTAGAACTGCGTGAATTACAACGTAGTGGTCGCATTGGTCGTATCGAAGTTAATATGAACACGACTTCAGGTAAAACCAAAGGCGAGATCATCATCCCTAGTTCTTTGGATAAAACCGAAACAGCTATTGTTGCAGCTGCACTTGAAATCATACAACGTATCGGTCCTTGTAACGCCAAAATTGAAGTTGGTAAAATTGAAGACGTCCGTACCAGCAAACGCCAATTCGTCATCGAGCGGGCAAAAGAGTTGCTTCGTGAACTTACTGATTCAACTCTTCCAGATTCACAAGAAATCTCCGATGAAGTTGCGCAATCTGTACGTATGATGGAAGTAGGCGAATACGGTAAAGACCGACTTGCCTGCGGTCCTGCAATTGAAGAAAGCGATGAAATCATCATCGTTGAAGGTCGCGCTGATGTTCTTAACTTGCTCAAACATGGATTTAAGAATGCTATTGCCATGAACGGATCATCCTGCCCACCAACCATTCGAGAACTTTGTAGTCGTAAAACCGTGACTGCATTTGTTGATGGTGATCGAGGAGGAGATCTTAATGTTCGTGAACTACTTAGCGTAGCCGAGATTGACTTTGTCTGTAAAGCACCTGATGGAAAAGAAGTAGAAGAACTTACCAAAAAAGAAATCCATAAAGGGTTGCGCAGCCGTATTACTGCAGAACAAGCAAAACTCGATCTTGGAATTGATAACGATGGTGGACTTAAAGTTGAAGAAGTAACCCTTCGTCAACAGCATTTTACTCGCCAACCTAAACCTCAACAACAAGGTGGTATGCCTCCACGTCGTCCAGAAAATGGACAACGCGATGGACCTCGAGATCGTAATGATAGTGGTCGCGAACGAAATGATAACGGACGCGAACACCGTGAGTCACAACCAGCTCCTCGCTTTAGCACCCAACAACGCGGACCACCAACTCCTCGAGTACAACCCCAAGATGTTCCTCGTGAAGAAAGTAGCCCTCGTCCAAGCGTTGAAGAGAAGAAGAAGCTCAAAGAAACCATGGAGGATCTTTTCGGAACTCGCGGTGCATGCATCTTTGATCAAAAACTCAACATCTTAGGTAAAGTTCCTTTAAGTGAAGTAAGCACCACCATTAAAAGTTTGAATGGCGGCGTCTACGCACTTGCTGTTGATGGTGCAATCGATCTTGACTTAGTTAAAGTTGCTGAGAAAGTTGGAGTAGCCGTCTTAGTAGGTACTGGCAACAAAGTCAAAGAAAGTTCGAAGGTAGCAATCTTGACTGACGATCAGCTTTAAAGTTGATTTTTTAATTTTCTTTTTTCTTTTGTGAATTTTTTAGTAAGATTAAATTCTATCCACTCGTA is part of the Candidatus Woesearchaeota archaeon genome and encodes:
- a CDS encoding DNA primase → MAKISPVAAKYIIHSTITIDGVVDRPDVIGAIFGQTEGLLGNDLELRELQRSGRIGRIEVNMNTTSGKTKGEIIIPSSLDKTETAIVAAALEIIQRIGPCNAKIEVGKIEDVRTSKRQFVIERAKELLRELTDSTLPDSQEISDEVAQSVRMMEVGEYGKDRLACGPAIEESDEIIIVEGRADVLNLLKHGFKNAIAMNGSSCPPTIRELCSRKTVTAFVDGDRGGDLNVRELLSVAEIDFVCKAPDGKEVEELTKKEIHKGLRSRITAEQAKLDLGIDNDGGLKVEEVTLRQQHFTRQPKPQQQGGMPPRRPENGQRDGPRDRNDSGRERNDNGREHRESQPAPRFSTQQRGPPTPRVQPQDVPREESSPRPSVEEKKKLKETMEDLFGTRGACIFDQKLNILGKVPLSEVSTTIKSLNGGVYALAVDGAIDLDLVKVAEKVGVAVLVGTGNKVKESSKVAILTDDQL
- a CDS encoding serine protein kinase RIO; its protein translation is MVTLKYQERFKTDQGVFDEFTKRTLFELQSKGYFEEVTNPLKVGKESNVFIAKSEGKNVIVKIYRMQNCDFLRMFGYIKQDPRYNFLKQHRRQVIMAWTQREYKNLLRAQKGGVRIPQPLGWRNHILIEEFIGDEHAAPPLKDCPPSNPKKFLDQLIKEVQKLYKAGLVHGDLSSFNILNYNDEPVIIDFSQSTLIKTPNAQELLERDMKNIAHYFIRQGVKCDAEGLVAKVTGVKKE